A region from the Hypomesus transpacificus isolate Combined female chromosome 11, fHypTra1, whole genome shotgun sequence genome encodes:
- the LOC124473548 gene encoding spastin-like, translating into MSSKMKRAENCKDNGELIKNCHKQAFEYISVALRIDEDDKGVKEEAVEWYKKGIVELQRGISIEVTGQGEQYERSTRLQEKMVTNLTMAKDRLALLEGGAAKKAHSPTSSNHPPSQPKPVPRSQPGQRGVSGRTKPPNTVRTGVKSTCMKVTPKVAKAPNGRPAASRQPPLRDMKNLKNVDSKLANLILNEIVDSGATVCFEDIAGQELAKQALQEIVILPALRPELFTGLRAPARGLLLFGPPGNGKTMLAKAVAMESNAVFFNISAATLTSKYVGEGEKLVRALFAVARELQPSIIFIDEIDSLLCERKEGEHDASRRLKTEFLIQFDGVQSGGDDRVLVMGATNRPQELDEAVLRRFAKRVYVALPNEETRFTLLKNLLGKHGNPLGQRELKHLSKMTEGYSGSDLTSLAKDAALGPIRELGLEQVKNMAASEMRNITCKDFEDSLKRIKPSVSPQTLGLYVRWNTDYGDTTAF; encoded by the exons ATGTCGTCCAAAATGAAGAGGGCGGAGAATTGCAAAGACAACGGCGAACTTATTAAGAACTGTCATAAACAGGCGTTTGAATATATATCCGTGGCTCTAAGGATTGACGAGGATGATAAAG GTGTAAAGGAAGAAGCAGTTGAGTGGTACAAGAAAGGGATTGTTGAGCTTCAGCGGGGTATATCTATTGAGGTCACAGGACAag GAGAACAATATGAACGATCAACGAGACTTCAGGAAAAGATGGTCACCAATCTGACAATGGCGAAGGATCGCCTTGCATTGTTAG AGGGTGGAGCTGCAAAGAAAGCACATTCTCCCACCTCATCAAACCATCCCCCCTCTCAGCCCAAACCAGTTCCAAGGAGCCAGCCTGGCCAGAGGGGGGTGTCTGGCCGGACCAAGCCACCCAACACTGTCAGAACAGGGGTCAAGTCCACCTGCATGAAG GTAACACCTAAAGTGGCGAAGGCTCCAAACGGCAGACCAGCCGCATCGCGACAGCCTCCTCTGAGAGACATGAAAAACTTGAAGAACGTGGACAGCAAGCTGGCGAACTTGATCCTCAATGAAATCGTAGACAG TGGAGCCACGGTTTGTTTTGAAGACATTGCTGGACAGGAACTGGCTAAGCAAGCCCTGCAGGAGATTGTCATCTTGCCAGCACTCAGACCAGAG CTGTTCACCGGCCTCAGAGCACCAGCACgcggcctcctcctcttcggGCCTCCAGGAAACGGAAAAACAATGTTG GCCAAAGCAGTTGCCATGGAGTCCAATGCCGTCTTCTTCAACATCAGCGCAGCCACCTTGACCTCTAAATAT GTAGGCGAGGGCGAGAAGCTGGTTAGAGCATTGTTTGCTGTTGCCAGAGAACTACAACCTTCCATCATCTTCATTG atgaGATCGACAGCCTTCTCTGCGAGCGGAAGGAGGGAGAACACGACGCCAGCCGCCGGCTGAAGACTGAGTTCCTGATCCAGTTTGATGGG GTGCAGTCAGGAGGTGATGACAGGGTCCTGGTGATGGGGGCCACCAACCGACCTCAGGAACTCGATGAGGCGGTTCTAAG GCGCTTTGCAAAGCGGGTGTATGTAGCTTTACCAAATGAAGAG ACAAGATTCACGCTGCTAAAAAATCTATTGGGAAAGCATGGCAACCCTCTTGGCCAAAGGGAATTGAAACATCTATCAAA AATGACTGAGGGATACTCAGGAAGTGATCTCACCTCATTGGCGAAGGATGCTGcacttggaccaatcagag AATTGGGTCTGGAACAAGTTAAGAACATGGCTGCAAGTGAG ATGCGGAACATAACGTGTAAAGACTTTGAGGACTCGTTGAAGCGCATCAAGCCCAGCGTGAGTCCTCAGACCCTGGGTCTGTACGTGCGCTGGAACACAGACTATGGAGACACGACAGCCTTTTGA
- the memo1 gene encoding protein MEMO1, which produces MSNRVVCREASHAGSWYTASGSQLNAQLEGWLSQAQSTIRPARAIIAPHAGYTYCGACAAHAYKQVDPSVTRRVFILGPSHHVPLARCALSPAEVYRTPLYDLRIDQKVYADLWKTGMFERMSLQTDEDEHSIEMHLPYTAKAMESHKDEFSIVPVLVGALSESKEQEYGKLLSKYLADPSNLFIISSDFCHWGQRFRYTYYDEAQGEIYRSIEHLDKMGMGIIEQLDPTSFTNYLKKYHNTICGRHPIGVLLNAVTELRKSGLEMNFSFLNYAQSSECRNWQDSSVSYAAGALIVH; this is translated from the exons ATGTCGAACCGTGTGGTGTGCAGAGAAGCAAGTCACGCCGGCAGCTGGTACACCGCTTCAG GTTCCCAGCTGAATGCACAGTTAGAGGGCTGGTTGTCTCAAGCCCAATCCACCATCAGACCTGCTCGGGCCATCATAGCACC GCATGCTGGGTACACCTACTGTGGCGCCTGTGCAGCACACGCATACAAGCAGGTTGACCCTTCAGTTAC TCGCAGGGTGTTCATCCTGGGCCCCTCTCACCACGTCCCCCTGGCCCGCTGTGCCCTCTCCCCTGCAGAGGTCTACAGAACTCCCCTGTACGACCTCAGGATCGACCAGAAGG TTTATGCTGATCTGTGGAAAACTGGGATGTTCGAGCGCATGAGCCTGCAGACTGATGAAGACGAGCACAGTATCGAGATGCACCTGCCTTACACTGCTAAAGCCATGGAGAG CCATAAAGATGAGTTCAGCATTGTGCCGGTGCTGGTGGGGGCGCTGAGCGAGTCCAAGGAGCAGGAGTACGGGAAGCTGCTGAGCAAGTACCTGGCTGATCCCTCCAACCTCTTCATCATCTCCTCTGACTTCTGCCACTGGG GTCAGCGGTTCCGTTACACCTACTATGATGAAGCTCAAGGAGAGATCTATAGATCCATCGAACACCTGGATAAAATG GGGATGGGCATCATAGAACAGCTGGATCCAACGTCCTTCACCAACTACTTGAAGAAATACCACAACACCATCTGTGGACGCCACCCCATCGGAGTACTGCTAAAC GCTGTGACTGAGCTGAGGAAGAGTGGCTTAGAAATGAACTTCTCTTTCCTGAACTATGCCCAGTCCAGCGAGTGCAGGAACTGGCAGGACAGCTCAGTGAGTTACGCTGCTGGGGCGCTCATCGTCCATTGA